A portion of the Thermodesulfobacteriota bacterium genome contains these proteins:
- a CDS encoding glycosyltransferase family 1 protein, with protein MRIAVVTDAWHPQVNGVVTTLYRTAATLEEMGHEVLVVTPERFRTVGCPTYPEIRLALAPRRGIHRLFDAFRPQAVHIATEGPLGWTARACCRQRGLGFTTSYHTRFPEYVRLRFPIPLPVSYAVVRRFHTAARRTMVATAPLREELAARGFRNLVLWGRGVDTSLFRPRPKIHLDGPRPIFIYVGRVAVEKGLEAFCRLGLPGSKYIVGDGPAMDDLRARYPAVRFTGYRRGEELAQTMASADVFVFPSRTDTFGLVLLEAMACGVPVAAYPVTGPLQLVKNGENGVLDADLRQAALAALAVDSSRCRAFANTFSWQACTSQFLDNLHDNDPHAQPRTP; from the coding sequence ATGCGAATCGCCGTTGTCACCGACGCCTGGCATCCCCAGGTGAACGGGGTCGTCACCACCCTGTACCGGACCGCCGCCACCCTGGAGGAGATGGGCCACGAGGTGCTGGTGGTGACGCCGGAACGGTTCCGCACCGTGGGCTGCCCCACCTATCCTGAAATCCGGCTGGCGCTGGCGCCCCGGCGGGGCATCCACCGGCTCTTCGACGCCTTCCGTCCCCAGGCGGTGCACATCGCCACCGAGGGCCCCCTGGGCTGGACAGCCCGGGCGTGCTGCCGACAGCGGGGCCTGGGCTTCACCACCTCCTACCACACCCGCTTCCCCGAGTATGTGCGGCTGCGCTTTCCCATCCCCTTGCCCGTTTCCTATGCGGTGGTCCGGCGCTTCCACACCGCCGCCCGCCGGACCATGGTCGCGACCGCGCCGTTACGCGAGGAACTGGCCGCACGGGGCTTCCGCAACCTCGTCCTCTGGGGCCGGGGGGTGGACACCAGCCTGTTCCGGCCGCGGCCGAAGATCCATCTCGACGGGCCGCGCCCCATCTTCATCTATGTCGGACGGGTCGCGGTGGAAAAGGGCCTCGAGGCGTTTTGCCGGCTGGGCCTGCCGGGCAGCAAGTACATCGTCGGCGACGGACCGGCCATGGACGATCTCAGGGCCAGGTACCCGGCGGTGCGCTTCACCGGCTACCGCCGGGGCGAAGAGCTCGCCCAGACCATGGCCAGTGCCGATGTCTTCGTCTTTCCCAGCCGCACCGACACCTTTGGCCTGGTGCTCCTGGAGGCCATGGCCTGCGGGGTGCCGGTAGCGGCCTATCCGGTGACCGGTCCTCTCCAGCTGGTCAAGAACGGCGAGAATGGTGTGCTCGATGCCGATCTGCGGCAGGCGGCCCTGGCCGCCCTGGCGGTGGACAGCAGCCGCTGCCGCGCCTTCGCCAACACCTTCTCCTGGCAGGCCTGCACCAGCCAGTTCCTCGACAACCTCCACGACAACGATCCCCATGCCCAACCCCGCACCCCATGA
- a CDS encoding choice-of-anchor D domain-containing protein, whose translation MFWPPARIAILILVALGLPLPGTGQAAALGRPAATGLPLWLPFVETGGRPADPAIRVASLSPAGSVGVTASGEVVSILPGPAGTPPWVLRERLAGGRPQLVMDDPAVAGRAALFRGRDPGGWQGGLPTRSTVSIRDAGQGAWLELVVGPSGVERLFHVAPGTDPATVRMAVAGVEAMAVAADGSLTLNSGRGQYRLSPPRAFQEDASGRQPVAVAFRVEPGGYGFAVGDYDPSRELVIDPILAGTFVAATAPPEPDLPFTPLAVDGEGNIIVAAAIPALALPAEDGGWATGPAGGLDILVAKLDPGLSRLLAWTLIGGAGDDWPRDLAIAANGSVRLAGVTSSPDFPATSGSQPFAAGFRNAFVLSLDRELQVLEASLLLGGGDAVALAHTPMGELVVTGRTPAPDFSATPGSLDTSLDGAIDAFVTVCDTRLQTILASTFLGGSGGDMGMAVAVEDDGSILVLGVTDSPDFPAPAGIQPLASRGELDLFLARLDPGLSRILDATLLGGSGNDLGQGLVVAANGSVFVTGATSSPDFPVTGGSSHRGGEEDLFVAWLDPSLRHVTATLAGGSGPDRGLDLALDSQDRLLVVGQTGSADLPVSANALDPSLSGGSDLVVAAFDRASLGLLQMTYLGGSGGEQMPRLAVEAGGRLLLAGLSDSPDLGLPPAAWQPTPAPGPNALLLALEPGLTGDLAPVVALGPAAPAWPAVLVGSTASLPLTIRNSGNTVLALEQLTVAGSQAAEFRLQEDTCSGRLLPPDGVCSLQLAFTPAAAGERQAVLAIPSNALPRLLEVSLTGTGQLPASHHTLVIFRDGSGRGTVRATDRTIDCGSLCSAAFAHGTRLTLEAVPDPGSVFEGWVGGGCAGTGACSVSVDEDLAVKATFRSTGPQSDARANGGDDPLTVSRQETVAFSIRLTANEALDLAADWWIVLATPAGAYSWVYPKGWRLGVSRAFRAPLFDLDETTLLASRLPAGSYGFFFGVSGYAGSQTANVDDVQVVVR comes from the coding sequence GTAGCCAGCCTGAGCCCTGCCGGCAGCGTTGGGGTCACCGCCAGCGGCGAGGTGGTGAGCATCCTGCCGGGCCCGGCCGGCACCCCCCCCTGGGTGCTGCGGGAGCGCCTGGCCGGCGGCCGGCCGCAGCTGGTCATGGACGACCCTGCTGTTGCCGGCCGCGCCGCCCTGTTCCGGGGCCGCGACCCCGGCGGCTGGCAGGGCGGCCTGCCCACCAGGAGCACGGTGTCGATCCGGGATGCCGGCCAAGGGGCTTGGCTGGAGCTGGTGGTGGGGCCGAGCGGTGTGGAGCGGTTGTTTCACGTGGCGCCGGGAACAGACCCGGCCACGGTCCGGATGGCGGTGGCCGGCGTCGAGGCCATGGCGGTAGCCGCCGATGGCAGCCTGACCCTGAACAGCGGCCGCGGCCAGTACCGCCTCAGCCCGCCCCGGGCCTTCCAGGAGGACGCCAGCGGCCGGCAGCCGGTGGCGGTGGCCTTCCGGGTCGAGCCCGGCGGCTACGGCTTTGCGGTCGGGGACTACGACCCCAGCCGGGAGCTTGTTATCGACCCGATCCTGGCCGGCACCTTTGTCGCCGCCACCGCGCCCCCCGAGCCGGATCTCCCGTTTACCCCGCTGGCGGTGGATGGGGAGGGCAACATCATCGTCGCGGCAGCAATCCCGGCCCTGGCCTTGCCGGCCGAGGACGGCGGTTGGGCGACCGGGCCCGCCGGTGGCCTGGACATCCTGGTGGCCAAGCTCGATCCCGGGCTTTCCCGGCTCCTGGCCTGGACCCTGATCGGGGGCGCCGGGGACGACTGGCCACGGGATCTGGCCATCGCCGCCAACGGCTCCGTCCGCCTGGCCGGGGTGACCAGCTCGCCGGATTTTCCCGCCACCTCCGGGTCGCAGCCGTTTGCCGCCGGCTTTCGCAACGCCTTCGTCCTGTCTTTGGACCGTGAGCTCCAGGTGCTGGAGGCCTCCCTGCTGCTCGGCGGCGGCGATGCGGTCGCCCTGGCTCACACCCCCATGGGGGAGCTGGTGGTGACGGGGCGGACGCCGGCGCCCGATTTTTCTGCCACGCCAGGCAGTCTGGACACCTCCCTGGACGGCGCCATCGACGCCTTTGTCACTGTGTGCGACACCCGGCTGCAGACGATTCTGGCCAGCACCTTCCTGGGCGGCAGCGGCGGGGACATGGGCATGGCGGTGGCGGTGGAGGACGACGGCAGCATCCTGGTGCTGGGCGTCACCGACTCGCCGGACTTCCCGGCCCCGGCCGGCATTCAGCCCCTGGCCAGCCGGGGGGAGCTCGATCTCTTTCTGGCCCGCCTGGACCCCGGCCTCTCCCGGATCCTGGACGCCACCCTCCTGGGCGGCTCCGGCAACGATCTTGGCCAGGGCCTGGTGGTGGCGGCCAACGGCTCGGTGTTCGTGACCGGTGCCACCAGCTCGCCGGACTTCCCCGTCACCGGCGGCTCCAGCCATCGGGGCGGAGAGGAGGACCTTTTTGTGGCCTGGCTGGACCCCAGCCTGCGTCATGTCACCGCAACCCTGGCCGGCGGCAGCGGCCCGGACCGGGGCCTGGACCTGGCCCTGGACAGCCAGGATCGCCTGCTGGTGGTCGGCCAGACCGGCTCGGCTGACCTGCCGGTCTCGGCCAATGCCCTGGACCCGAGCCTGTCCGGGGGGAGCGACCTCGTGGTGGCGGCCTTTGACCGGGCCAGTCTGGGCTTGCTGCAGATGACCTATCTGGGAGGCAGCGGCGGCGAGCAGATGCCGCGGCTGGCCGTGGAGGCCGGCGGCCGGCTGCTCCTGGCGGGCTTGAGCGACTCGCCGGACCTGGGCCTGCCGCCGGCGGCCTGGCAGCCCACTCCGGCTCCGGGGCCCAACGCCCTGCTCCTGGCCCTGGAGCCGGGCCTGACCGGCGACCTGGCGCCGGTGGTGGCGCTGGGCCCGGCGGCACCGGCTTGGCCGGCGGTGCTGGTGGGGTCCACCGCGAGCCTGCCTCTTACCATCCGCAACTCCGGCAACACCGTCCTGGCCCTGGAGCAGCTGACCGTGGCCGGCAGCCAGGCGGCGGAATTCCGCCTCCAGGAGGACACCTGCAGTGGCCGCCTGCTGCCGCCGGACGGCGTCTGCTCCCTGCAGCTCGCCTTCACCCCGGCTGCGGCGGGCGAGCGCCAGGCGGTGCTGGCGATCCCCTCCAACGCCTTGCCCCGGCTCCTGGAGGTCTCGCTCACGGGCACCGGCCAGCTACCGGCCAGCCACCATACCCTGGTCATCTTTCGGGATGGCTCCGGCCGGGGCACGGTACGCGCAACCGACCGGACCATCGACTGCGGCAGCCTGTGCAGCGCCGCCTTTGCCCACGGCACCCGCCTGACCCTGGAGGCGGTGCCGGATCCCGGCTCGGTCTTCGAGGGCTGGGTGGGGGGGGGCTGCGCCGGCACCGGCGCCTGTTCGGTGAGCGTGGATGAGGATCTGGCGGTGAAGGCCACCTTCCGCAGCACCGGGCCGCAAAGCGACGCCCGGGCCAATGGCGGCGACGATCCCCTGACCGTGAGCCGGCAGGAGACGGTGGCCTTTTCCATCCGTCTTACGGCCAACGAGGCCCTGGACCTCGCCGCCGACTGGTGGATCGTCCTGGCCACCCCGGCCGGCGCCTACTCCTGGGTCTATCCCAAGGGCTGGCGGCTCGGGGTCAGCCGGGCCTTCCGGGCCCCCCTCTTCGACCTTGACGAGACCACCCTCTTGGCCTCCCGTCTGCCCGCCGGCTCCTACGGCTTCTTCTTCGGGGTTTCCGGCTATGCCGGCAGCCAGACCGCCAACGTCGATGACGTGCAGGTGGTGGTGCGCTGA
- a CDS encoding lysophospholipid acyltransferase family protein: MMDPAIRHAIFALPNPCQHDPAHRLFGALATSVEGILALRRCQRIYDELVTAADPRPFADRVLARLGIRVCLAESALERLPATGPVVVVANHPFGCVEGLVLAASLRQVRRDVKIMANHLLTRIPDLREDLIAVDPFAGPGAAQRNIAGLRACLAWLQGGGALVVFPAGTVAHFRLRERRVVEPEWEPGLGRLIRKAEATVLPVFFPQANSPLFHLAGLVRSRLRTALLARELLNKSGRQIRLAIGHPVPPAKLRNLATDSDLMTYLRFRTLFLRHTLARGSQGRTAADRWWRPAARRQPVPAAQDPATLAGEVARLPAASLLAASGALSVHMAIAGQIPAILQEIGRLRELTFRANGEGTGRALDLDRFDDCYRHLFLWNSSRQEIAGAYRMGLVDEILPARGVDGLYTSTLFRFRPGLFDRLGPALEMGRSFVRPEYQRSFGPLLLLWKGIGQFIVRHPRYRILFGPVSITRRYQDLSRQLIAHTLQVRYSLPDLGRMVQSRTPLRLRAVQVRGCQPDTVRAALADMAEVASLVAELEPEEKDIPVLLKFYLQLGGRVLAFNLDRDFGDALDGLILVDLLHTEPKTLERYLGREGAAQFLGWHRDGRKEVMDRRCA; this comes from the coding sequence ATGATGGACCCAGCCATCCGGCACGCCATTTTCGCCCTGCCCAACCCCTGCCAGCACGATCCGGCCCACCGGCTGTTCGGCGCTCTTGCCACTTCCGTGGAGGGAATCCTGGCGCTCCGGCGCTGCCAGCGGATCTATGACGAGCTGGTCACCGCTGCCGACCCCCGGCCCTTTGCCGACCGGGTGCTGGCACGGCTGGGCATCCGGGTCTGTCTTGCCGAGTCAGCCCTGGAAAGGCTCCCTGCCACCGGACCCGTAGTGGTGGTGGCCAACCATCCCTTCGGCTGCGTGGAGGGTCTGGTCCTGGCTGCCAGCCTCCGGCAGGTACGCCGGGATGTCAAGATCATGGCCAATCATCTTCTGACCCGGATTCCGGATCTGCGGGAGGACCTCATCGCTGTCGACCCGTTTGCCGGACCCGGCGCGGCCCAGCGCAATATCGCCGGCCTCAGGGCCTGTCTCGCCTGGCTGCAGGGCGGCGGTGCGCTGGTGGTCTTTCCTGCCGGTACGGTGGCCCACTTCCGGCTTCGGGAGCGCCGGGTGGTGGAGCCGGAATGGGAGCCCGGCCTGGGCCGGCTCATACGCAAGGCCGAGGCTACGGTGCTGCCCGTCTTCTTTCCCCAGGCCAACAGCCCCCTCTTCCACCTGGCCGGCCTGGTCCGGTCACGCCTGCGCACCGCCCTCCTGGCCCGGGAGCTGCTGAACAAGAGCGGCCGGCAGATCCGGCTCGCCATCGGCCATCCCGTGCCCCCTGCCAAGCTCCGGAACCTGGCCACAGACTCTGACCTCATGACCTACCTGCGCTTCCGCACCCTGTTTCTGCGCCATACCCTGGCCCGCGGCTCCCAGGGCAGGACGGCAGCGGACCGCTGGTGGCGGCCAGCCGCCCGCCGCCAACCAGTGCCGGCAGCCCAGGATCCGGCCACCCTGGCCGGGGAGGTCGCACGCCTGCCCGCCGCCTCCCTCCTGGCCGCGAGTGGCGCCCTGTCCGTGCACATGGCTATCGCCGGCCAGATCCCCGCCATCCTCCAGGAGATCGGCCGGCTCCGGGAGCTGACCTTCCGGGCCAACGGGGAGGGCACCGGCCGGGCCCTCGATCTGGATCGCTTCGATGACTGTTACCGGCATCTGTTCCTCTGGAACAGCAGCCGGCAGGAGATCGCCGGCGCCTATCGCATGGGCCTGGTGGACGAGATCCTGCCGGCCCGCGGCGTCGACGGGCTGTACACGAGCACCCTCTTCCGTTTCCGCCCCGGTCTCTTTGACCGGCTGGGGCCAGCCCTGGAGATGGGCCGCAGCTTCGTGCGGCCGGAGTACCAGCGGAGCTTCGGACCGCTCCTGCTCCTGTGGAAGGGCATCGGCCAGTTCATCGTCCGCCATCCCCGGTACCGGATCCTGTTCGGGCCGGTAAGCATCACCCGCCGGTACCAGGATCTGTCCCGGCAGCTCATCGCCCACACCCTGCAGGTGCGCTACAGTCTGCCAGATCTGGGCCGGATGGTGCAGTCCCGGACGCCGCTGCGGCTGCGGGCCGTGCAGGTCAGGGGCTGCCAGCCGGATACCGTTCGGGCAGCCCTGGCAGACATGGCGGAGGTGGCGAGCCTGGTGGCGGAGTTGGAGCCGGAGGAGAAAGACATCCCGGTGCTTCTGAAGTTCTATCTCCAGTTGGGCGGCCGGGTCCTGGCCTTCAACCTGGACCGGGACTTTGGCGACGCGCTCGATGGCCTGATCCTGGTGGACCTTCTGCACACAGAGCCGAAGACCCTGGAGCGCTACTTGGGCCGGGAGGGGGCGGCACAGTTTCTCGGCTGGCACCGGGACGGCCGGAAGGAGGTCATGGACCGCCGCTGCGCCTGA
- a CDS encoding UDP-2,3-diacylglucosamine diphosphatase → MRTTVYRSIWISDTHLGSRNAHGPALFEFLRRTDSEYLYLVGDIIDLYRIRRGWHWPEINTRILHLIIAKAAAGTKVLYIPGNHDHLLRAWDGAAMGNIRFQRQAIHVTARGESFLVLHGDELDRVVTASEWLARVGAEAYEALLVMNRYLNRARRLLGREYWSLAGWLKHQVKAAVNYMGSFEKTVVREAERRQVDGLICGHIHRAALTRLGAIQYSNMGDWVESCTALTEHADGSLAIVRWPVDPLPEQPLAAAAIMSQQPPPAPPGKRLLAPAPSGLFSRLFLLLPCLGIATGL, encoded by the coding sequence ATGCGCACCACTGTCTATCGCTCCATCTGGATCTCGGATACCCATCTCGGCTCCAGGAACGCGCACGGTCCGGCCCTGTTCGAATTCCTGCGCCGCACCGACTCGGAATACCTCTATCTCGTGGGGGATATCATCGACCTCTACCGGATCAGGCGAGGCTGGCACTGGCCAGAGATCAATACCCGCATCCTGCACCTCATCATCGCCAAGGCTGCCGCGGGCACCAAGGTTCTCTACATCCCCGGCAATCACGACCACCTGCTGCGTGCCTGGGATGGCGCTGCCATGGGCAATATCCGGTTCCAGCGGCAGGCGATCCACGTCACGGCCCGGGGGGAAAGCTTCCTGGTCCTGCATGGGGACGAGCTGGACCGGGTGGTGACCGCCAGCGAGTGGCTGGCCCGGGTGGGGGCCGAGGCCTACGAGGCGCTCCTGGTCATGAACCGCTACCTCAATCGGGCCCGCCGTCTCCTGGGGCGGGAATACTGGTCCCTGGCCGGCTGGCTCAAGCATCAGGTGAAGGCGGCGGTCAACTACATGGGCAGCTTCGAGAAGACGGTGGTCCGGGAGGCGGAGCGCCGGCAGGTGGACGGCCTCATCTGCGGCCATATCCACCGGGCCGCCCTGACGCGGCTGGGCGCCATCCAGTACTCCAACATGGGCGACTGGGTGGAAAGCTGTACCGCCCTGACCGAGCATGCCGACGGCTCCCTGGCCATTGTCCGCTGGCCGGTGGATCCGCTGCCGGAGCAGCCGCTGGCAGCGGCCGCTATCATGAGCCAGCAGCCGCCGCCAGCCCCGCCCGGCAAGCGTCTGCTGGCGCCCGCCCCTTCCGGCCTTTTCTCCAGGCTCTTCTTGTTGCTCCCCTGCCTGGGGATCGCAACCGGGCTGTGA
- a CDS encoding DUF3999 family protein, with protein MPRGHGRGAAVSLGLPPAGDAHEEIPGTASPAAGRLAPRQLRPGRRPGARGFRRRPAPGGPGEGPLFEVPVPVAVYLGSVQPDLRDVQVFNALGEAVPTALRPPLAPGRAEAAVALPHPPLPGHPEEEPSAAIAQRVRTGGGRLAVVGSRGLGTGGPHGWPVLRSGGPDCQPPQIGGKL; from the coding sequence ATGCCGCGGGGGCATGGCCGCGGTGCTGCCGTCTCTCTTGGCCTGCCGCCGGCAGGAGACGCCCATGAAGAGATTCCGGGCACTGCTTCCCCTGCTGCTGGCCGCCTGGCTCCTCGGCAGCTCCGGCCCGGTCGGCGCCCTGGTGCCCGAGGATTTCGCCGGCGGCCTGCGCCTGGAGGCCCTGGGGAGGGGCCTCTTTTCGAGGTCCCGGTGCCGGTCGCCGTCTACCTGGGGTCAGTGCAGCCGGACCTGCGGGATGTCCAGGTCTTCAATGCCCTGGGTGAGGCCGTGCCGACGGCCCTTCGGCCGCCGTTGGCCCCGGGCAGAGCAGAGGCGGCGGTGGCCCTGCCCCATCCCCCGCTGCCGGGCCATCCCGAGGAGGAGCCTTCAGCCGCGATTGCCCAGCGGGTGCGCACAGGTGGAGGCCGGCTGGCCGTTGTCGGGTCTCGTGGCCTGGGGACTGGTGGTCCTCATGGCTGGCCTGTGCTTCGGTCTGGCGGTCCGGATTGCCAGCCACCTCAGATAGGAGGCAAGCTCTGA
- a CDS encoding HAMP domain-containing sensor histidine kinase translates to MDTCFAPPERATDQQLAADIAFISGSPLMTTLLGCASGLLAVLNQERQILAVNDALLATLGLPDASQALGLRPGEAVPCIHAYEPPAGCGTTPFCPSCGAVIAIMAALETSCPQERLCAMTARRNRQEIELCFRVRAAPVEVDGRRFLLFFLQDVTDEQWRAALERSFFHDLGNTLNALFAGAQLLQVAAANPSGDRQQLLGLVSQIDRLATRLSQEVAVQRALSRTSATEPPVRPAPAEVPLAELLLELAADFRKHPAAAGKQLLASLPPAVTIRTDPTLLRRILANMIVNALEASFPGQEVRLSCLVADGEAELSVWSQEPIPEPIQRRIFQRHFSTKPGAGRGLGTYAMKLLGERVLGGRVWFVSSPETGTRFAIALPAGHQSPAP, encoded by the coding sequence ATGGACACCTGCTTTGCTCCCCCCGAACGGGCCACTGACCAGCAGCTCGCAGCGGATATCGCCTTCATTTCCGGCAGTCCGCTCATGACGACCCTCCTGGGCTGTGCCAGCGGTCTTCTGGCGGTGCTCAACCAGGAACGGCAGATCCTGGCGGTCAACGACGCCCTCCTGGCCACCCTGGGCCTGCCGGATGCCTCCCAGGCCCTGGGCTTGCGGCCCGGGGAGGCGGTGCCCTGCATCCATGCCTACGAGCCACCGGCCGGCTGTGGCACTACGCCGTTCTGCCCTTCCTGTGGCGCGGTGATCGCCATAATGGCCGCCCTGGAGACGAGCTGTCCCCAGGAGCGGCTTTGCGCCATGACCGCCCGCCGCAACCGGCAGGAGATCGAGCTGTGCTTCCGGGTCCGGGCCGCACCGGTGGAGGTGGACGGCCGCCGCTTCCTGCTCTTCTTCCTCCAGGACGTCACCGACGAGCAGTGGCGGGCGGCCCTGGAGCGGAGCTTCTTCCACGACCTGGGCAACACCCTGAACGCCCTGTTCGCCGGCGCCCAGCTCTTGCAGGTGGCGGCTGCCAACCCCAGCGGCGATCGCCAGCAGCTCCTGGGCCTGGTGAGCCAGATCGACCGTCTGGCCACCCGCCTGTCCCAGGAGGTGGCGGTGCAGCGTGCCCTGAGCCGGACCAGCGCCACCGAGCCCCCGGTCCGCCCCGCGCCGGCGGAGGTGCCCCTGGCTGAGCTGCTCCTGGAGCTGGCGGCCGACTTCCGGAAGCACCCGGCGGCCGCCGGCAAGCAGCTGCTGGCCTCCCTGCCGCCGGCGGTGACCATCCGCACCGACCCCACCCTCCTGCGGCGGATCCTGGCCAACATGATCGTCAACGCCCTGGAGGCCTCCTTCCCGGGCCAGGAGGTGCGGCTGTCCTGCCTGGTGGCGGACGGGGAGGCGGAGCTCTCGGTCTGGAGCCAGGAGCCGATCCCGGAGCCCATCCAGCGGCGGATCTTCCAGCGCCATTTCAGCACCAAGCCGGGAGCAGGCCGGGGCCTGGGCACCTATGCCATGAAGCTCCTGGGCGAACGGGTCCTGGGCGGCCGGGTCTGGTTCGTCTCCAGCCCCGAGACCGGCACCCGCTTTGCCATCGCCCTGCCCGCCGGACACCAGTCGCCGGCGCCGTAG